The Paenibacillus sp. 481 DNA window TTTTCTTATTATGTTTGCGCGTCATAAGACAAAAGGATGGATACGGACGGTGTTATCTATTGTATCTTTTGTCATGCTATTGTTTGGTATTTTATACGGATTTGTGTCGATTATTTAACGATAGAAATGGAGGGCCAATATGGCGGAGATTCAGCTTAAAGGGCGTACTAAAGAAGTATCTGTCACCGTGCCGATTGGCAGCACATTGCTAGATGCAGCTCTGAATTCAGATGTGGATTGGGGAAGTGCTTGTAAGCGCGGCACGTGCGCACGTTGTCGTTGCTTAATCGATGAGGGTGAGACACTGCTTAATGATATAACAGAGGCAGAATGGGATCGCATGGACGAAGAAGAATTTGTTCAAGGCTATCGATTGGCATGTCAGGCGGTCATTGAATCAGACGGAGCTATTCGAGCCGTGTACAAGCCTTATTTTTAAGTGATTGCAACACAGCTGTGTCTAGTTGAAACAACGCCCTCGCCTCTAAGCGAAACGTAGCTAGTGGGGAGCTCACTAACTCACTGTATTGGAGTAGGTATAATGGTTAATAAGTCTAACTTGCCTGAGAAGCTTGAACAAGCTATCGAGCATTTGGTTCGATCAGCGGATAATGATGCCCGTTGGATGTTAGGTGGCAGCTGCGGATTGGCTCTACAGGATGTATGTATCGGTCGCGAGCCACGCGATATCGACATATATGCCGATCAAGCCGATGCGAAACTGCTCCATTCCAACTGGTTACAATGGTCCGTTGATGAACCGAAGTGGGACGAAACAGAGCGATATTTATCACTGCTCAGTCATTACAAATGGAATGAAGCAACGATTGAGCTTGTTGGTGATTTTGTTGTGCATACGTCGTTGTGCTGCTATGAAACTTCTGTTCGGAAGTCGCTCTGGCAGCACTCGGTCGAAGCTCAAGTAGGCGAAGTTACGATCCGTCTTATGCCGCTTGCGCATGAGCTCGTATTTAACCTTTTAAGGGAGCGAGAGGATCGTGTGCAGGCTATTGCCGGAACGATGAACCTTCACCAAGTACGACATGTTGCTGCGCTTCGCGCCGTGCTAGCGCATTGCAACCCGCAACAGGGTCTACAGGATCAACTGTTGCTCTGCTGTCCGGACATTGTTAAAGCGATATAATATTTATGATCACAGCATCGGCAATGGCGCAGTTGACGGCTCGACGATAACGATTATTAGGTTAGGGGAGTTTTGTTTGTTTAAGACGCAAGTTCATTTTATGCCAGCTAATACTTCCATATTGCCTAAGCCGCATCTCACATTGTTAGACACAGCTCGGCAAGCGCGGGTAGCGATTCGTTCGCGTTGTGACGGTAAAGCAGGTTGTTTAATGTGCAAAGTAGTCGTCGAAGGTGAGGACCGGTTGCTACATCCTCCAACTGAAGCTGAACGTCGCAAGCTAGGAACCGTACAAAAGACAGGTACAAGGCTTGCCTGTCAAGTCCGCTTAACCGGTGAAGCTGGCACCGTGAACGTGCATGTGCCAGAGGACCCGCTCAAAGCTGCGATCAGAAGGCAGCTGGAGCAGCAAAATGATGATCAACTATGGTAGTTGGCGGAGCAGGCCTGCTAATGAGATGAATAGAAAAGAGAGTGAATGAAGTGAAGCGTAACCGAATCATGCTTATTGTTGTCATTTTATTCGTCAGCATGATCCTCCAAGGGTGTTTTTCCCCTAATGAAGTACGCAAAGAAAATAAAGCGGCAGTACGGGAAGGTGTTCTTCTCGTACAAAGTGCAATAGATGAGTATTATAAGCAAAAAAAAGTTCTACCTATACTCACTAGTGGTATGGAAGTACCGCGCTATGAAAAGTTTCGGATCGATTTACAACAATTAAAAAGACAACAATTTATAAGTGAAATTCCGCGCAGCGCCTTTGAAGAAGGTGGTACGGGATATTATCTCATTATTAATGAGGAGACTGATCCAACTGTGCGCATCATGGATTTAAAAGTCTCACAACGCGTAAACGATGTGCAAATGAAACTAAGCACAATGAAGTCGCTCCCGAAGGGGCAGCTCTTATACCCAGGGTTCTACACGGTAGATGAACAAGCGCTAGACTTAGGGCCAACTCATGCAGTGAACCCTTTTAGCGGGCAGCCGCTTCGCCTGATGATGGATGAAGTTGGAAACGTTTACGTCGACTATGCAACGGAAATTATGCAGCTTGTTGAACGTACCAACAAGAAACCAACGGGCAAAGAAACAGACTTAAGGCCGCTGCTGACAGAGGAGTCCTTTTACGTCCCAGTCAAGTCTGTGCCTTATGTATGGAAAGATAACGCTCCTTGGCCCGTAGCGGAGCAAACTACGAACAAATAATGCCTCATATGCTTTCATTGAAGCGTCTGGACAATGTGGAATGATTCCTTTCACATTTGCCAGACGTTTTTTCGTGCTGCGACATAAAGTCTCCCTTTTTATCTCATATATCGGCATACTTTTAAGAAAGCTTCATATATCTGATTTAGAAGACATACGTTCGTTATAAATAAAAAAATGTATGGACCTTGTCATAATTCTTCTAACTACTAAATAAGATGTTACTAGTCCAAAAGCATGTACGAGTTGCGTCGTAATGCCTTGTACGACGTGAAAGCTCGGCGGCGAACACTGGCGACAACGGCAACAGCTCAATTCTAGCAACGGTGCCAATCGTTTCTGAAGGCGGAGGCGTGCGGTTGCCTCCATGTCCGTCAGAAATTATTTGAGGAGGGAATATCAAATGGAGAAGGTGGATATTTTTAAAGACATTGCCGAGCGTACCGGCGGGGATATTTACCTCGGGGTCGTCGGTGCGGTCCGCACGGGGAAATCGACTTTTATTAAACGGTTTATGGAAACCGTCGTGTTACCTAACATTGCGAATGAATCGGATCGGCTTCGTGCTGTTGACGAGCTGCCGCAAAGTGCTGCCGGCAGGACCATTATGACGACGGAGCCTAAATTTGTACCGAACAGTGCGGTGCAAATTAAAGTGGCCGACGGATTAGACGTAAACGTTAGGTTAGTCGACTGTGTGGGTTACGCAGTTGAGGGCGCTAAAGGTTACGAGGATGAAAACGGTCCTCGCATGATTAACACGCCGTGGTTTGAAGACCCAATTCCATTCCAGGAGGCAGCTGAGATTGGAACTCGCAAAGTTATTCAGGAACATTCGACGCTTGGCGTTGTCGTAACCACGGATGGAACGATTGCTGAAATTCCGCGTAGCTCTTACGTCAGCTCTGAAGAACGTGTCATCAATGAGCTGAAGGAAGTAGGTAAGCCATTTGTTCTAATCATAAACTCTACTCGTCCACGTAGTGACGAGACGCAAGCGCTTCGTAGTGAATTACAAGCAAAATACGATATTCCAGTTATGGCGCTAAGTGCAGCAACGATGGGTGAAGAAGACGTCATGGGCGTGCTTCGCGAAGTGCTGTATGAATTCCCGGTTCACGAAGTGAACGTAAACTTGCCGAGCTGGGTTATGGTATTACATGATAGCCATTGGCTACGTACAAGTTATGAGAGCTCGGTACGGGATACGGTGAAAGACATTCGCCGTCTGCGTGACGTCGATCGTGTCGTGCAGCATTTTATGGAATATGACTTTATCGTTCGAGCTGGCTTAAGCGGGATGGATATGGGTCAAGGTGTAGCAGAAATTGATTTGTATGCACCAGACGAACTGTATGACCAAATCTTGATGGAAGTCGTCGGCGTTGAAATTCGCGGCAAAGATCATTTGTTGCAACTGATGCAGGAGTTTTCACATGCGAAACGGGAGTATGATCGCTTCGCAGGGGCTTTAGAAATGGTGAAAACGACAGGCTACGGGATCGCCGCGCCAACGTTGTCTGAGATGGCGCTCGATGAGCCAGAGCTCATTCGTCAAGGAGCACGATTTGGCGTACGTTTGAAGGCAACCGCACCGTCTATCCATATGATTCGCGTCGATGTGGAATCCGAATTTGCGCCAATTATTGGAACGGAGAGACAGAGCGAGGAGCTTATGCGCTATCTTATGCAAGATTTTGAGAATGACCCGACAAAAATATGGGAATCGGACATTTTTGGGCGCTCACTCCATTCCATCGTGCGCGAAGGTATACAAGGTAAACTTGCGATGATGCCGGACAATGCACGCTATAAGCTGCAAGAAACGCTCGGCCGTATTATAAACGAAGGATCTGGTGGATTAATAGCGATTATTTTGTAGCGCGTATGCAAACCGTATTCTCGTTCAAGCAGGTTAAAGACTGACTTCACAGTAGTGAAGCAGTTTTTAACCTGCTTTTTTTATAAGGAAGATAAAAAATATAATAAAACCGATTTACAAACTCGGAATTAGTCGTTATAGTATGGAATAATGATTTGCGGAAAATGATGGATATGCCGCTTGATCAGCATTCATTTTGCGGAGAACTTAGGGGGAACGGGAAATGTTAAAGCAACGAAATGAGAAGAAGCGAAATCAAACGAGGCGGCTGGTAGTCACGCTGCTGGCATGTATGGCATTACTGACAACAGCGTGTGGAGTGAAACAAAGTGGGACAAGCTCCACGCAGGAGCCACCTGCGAGCCAATCATCATCGACTGAAAAGACAGCTGCTAACAGCAGTGGTGAGCAAAACAAGCCGGATTTACGTGGGAAACGAATTGCACTTGTAATGCAGTTCAATACAGGAACATTTTCACAGCAATACTTAGAAGGGGTTCAAGCAGAAGTAAAACGATTTGGCGGTGAACTGACGACATTTGTGGCTGAAAATGATAAAGCGAAGATGGCTTCACAATTAGATATGGCTGTAAACCAGAAGTTTGACGCTATTTTAACTGATCATGGTGATGTGCAAACGTTAGAAGCTGGGGTAAAAAAGGCGTTGCAGCAGCAAATTCCAGTAGTCGCATTCGATGCTTTGCTCGACGTGCCAGGTGTTACGGTGTTGGAGCAAGGTGACGAGCAGATGGCCGAGATGACGCTCGAGCAATTGGCAAAAGATATTGGCGGCAAAGGGAATATTGTCAAGGTTTGGGTAGCTGGCTTTGCACCGATGGAGCGTAGACAACTGGCATATGAGAAATTTCTGAAGAAATATCCGGATATAAAAGAGGTTGCGGCATTTGGTGCAGCGACTAACAATACAGCGCTCGATACGCAAGCGAAAATGGAAGCTATTTTGAAACAACATCCGAATAAAGGCGACATTGCAGCTGTATGGACAGCATGGGATGAATTCGCAAAAGGGGCATCTCGTGCCATTCAGCAAGCTGGACGAACGGAAATTAAGGTGTACGGCATTGATATGAGCGATGAGGATTTGCAAATGCTTCAAGATAAAAATAATCCTTGGGTAGCTACGGCAGCTGTCGATCCGAAAGATATTGGTCGTGTGCAAGTGCGATATTTGTATCAGAAATTGAACGGGGAAGAGACAGCGGCTACGGTGAAGCTTGAACCGGTATTTATTCACCGTAATGAATTGCCAGCAGATAAGCAAGTATCGACGAACGAACTTAGTCAGCATATTGCAGGTTGGAGTGGTAGTAAACAAGGTGAACAAGATTGGATGAGCGAGTATAAATAATGCGGAGTGACGCCAGATGACATATGCAGCAAGACGTGATATTTGGAGGCAGTATGCGGAAGTGGAAACGGAAAGAGAAATGGAAACTTTTCCTCAAAAGGTAGATCTGTCTCACGATATAGAACCGGGCAATGAGTCAACGAGTAAGCATGTACGAACTAAGCTTAACGAGCAAGGTATGCCTATTAACGTGCCGCATATAACGTCTATGCTGCATATGAGTAACATACGCAAGTCCTTTAATGGAGTGCCCGTTTTGCATGATGTTCATTTTACAGCGCATGGTGGAGAAATCCATGCGCTGTTAGGTGCAAACGGAGCGGGCAAAAGTACGCTCATGAAACTGCTGTCAGGCGCTTATTCGCCTGACCAAGGAACTGTAGCACTAGATGACGTAGGGCTGAAGATTGGGTCCCCGCTTGATGCAAAGCGCGGAGGCATTCATTGTGTGTATCAAGAGGTTGATACTGCACTCATTCCACAATTAAGTGTTGCCGAAAATGTCATGCTTGACCGCATCGCTGCAGGATCGCTCTGGGTGCGCCCCAAGCAAGTCGCTCGCGAAGCTGAGCAAGCTTTAGCGGAGCTGGGTGTACACATTCCACTGCACAAGCGGGTCGATCAGCTGACTTTAGCTGAAAAGCAAATGGTCGTTATCGCTCGCACATTAGTCGAGCAGGCGAAAGTGATTGTGTTTGATGAGCCGACAGCACCACTTAGTCAGGAAGAGACGGAAAGACTGTTTCGTGTGATGAGACAAATGCGAGCGCAAGGGAAGGTCATTATTTTTATAACGCATCGTTTGCCAGAAGTGTTCGCGGAGTGCGATCGTTTAACGGTGTTGCGAGATGGACAGCACGTATACGAAGCGGCCATACGTGATACCGTGCCGGATGAAGTGGTTCGGCAAATGTTAGGCCGTACGTTTAATGAGCCGTTTCCGAAGGTTGACGTAGTGCGCGGTTCTATTGTGCTACGCGCAGAAGGATTGCGTGCAGGGAACAAAGTACGCGGTGTTGATTTAGACGTGCGACAAGGCGAAATCGTGAGTATTGTCGGCCTAGTTGGTGCAGGGAAAACGGAGTTGTCCCGCTTGCTGGGCGGCGCGGATGTGATGGAAGCTGGGGCCATAACTATCAACGATAAGCGCGTAACGATCGCGCAGCCAGCAGATGCCATTGCCAACGGTATCGTGCTAGTACCAGAAGAGCGGCGGAAGCAAGGGATCTTTGTACATGAATCTGTGCGAACTAACCTTAGCTTGCCGCTGTTACGGAAATTAAGTCGAGGCGGTTTTGTGAGCCGCGCACAAGAAAGACTGTTATCCCAACGAATCATTGAGCGTTTCGGTATCAAAGCATCTACTGATGCTATTGCATCTAAATATTTAAGCGGTGGCAATCAACAGAAGGTATCCATCGGTAAATGGGTAGAAACGGATGCGGCCGTGTATGTGCTGGACGAGCCGACAAAAGGCGTAGATGTCGGCGCAAAAAGCGACATTTTTCGCATTATCGGGCAATTAGCCGAGCAAGGAAAATCGATCGTTTACTTGACCTGTGAGTTTGGAGAGGCAATAGGTATTGCTGATCGCGTTATTGTCATGTGTGATGGTATTTTCGTCAAACAATTTGAGCGTAATGAAGTTACACAGGAGCAGTTATTGTTCTACGCGAGTGCAGGACAGGAAGGGGAAAATGAATAATGAGGTCAAGCATCCAAGATAAACTGATGCAATTTTTGTTCCGTTACGGCGCTATTTTTGTCATTATTGGTGTCATTATTTTTTTCTCGATTCAGTTGCCGTACTTTTTTACGAGTGCTAATATCGCAGATATTTTGCGTTCCATATCGATTGTAACTTTTGTCGCAATTGGTGTCACATTATCGCTTATTGTCGATGGATTTGACTTATCCGTCGGTTCGACCGTTTCCTTAACGACAGTTGTGACGGCTTCATTAATGATTTGGTACGAGCTTCCGTTAGCACTAGTCATCGTCGTTCCGCTTCTCGTGGGGGCTGCGGTAGGCTTACTTAACGCTTTTTTCATCGTGAAATTGCGCATTCCAGACTTGCTGGCGACGTTAGCTGTCATGTACATAGTAGCTGGGATCCACAAGACGTATACTCGCGGGTATACGGTGTATGATCATATGCAAATGCCGGATGGAACGAAAGCGCCTGGAACGGTGTATGATTCTTTTAAATTACTAGGTAACGGCGATTTGTATATCGGTTCGTTTACGCTCCCACTAGCGGTTGTGTTTATGTTGGTTACTGTAGCTGGTATTCATATTTTATTGACGTACACACGCGTAGGAAGGCAAATGTATATGACTGGCGGTAATGAAGAAGCAGCAAGGCTATCGGGTATTCGGGTAAACCGAATACGTACGATAGCATACGTGCTGTCAGGTTTATTTGCCGCTATGGGCGGACTGTTGTTCGCAGCACGAGCGGGCGGACAAATTGATGCGGGAGCGCCCTTACTGATGGAGGCCGTGGCAGCGGTATTCGTCGGCTATTCCGTCTTCGGAGCAGGCAAACCTAACATCATAGGTACATTCTTTGGCTCCGTGCTGATAGGCATTCTTGTCAATGGTCTGACGATGATGAACTTACAATATTACACGCATGACATTGTAAAAGGGACGGTGCTCGTACTCGCACTTGCTGTTACCTACTATGTCGTGCAGCGGACTCGCTCTGCTTCATAAGCTTTATCATCCGTAACCGCACTGTCATAGTTCATACAAAAAGCACGTAAAAATAAAAAAATGACGTTATCACCGTATTGAGATCTTGTCAGGAGTGTCAAGAGTATACATATCCTCTTGCAATTGTGAAGTCGGTATATTACTATAAATTTGTTCCACCGTTCATTTGTAAGTGGAATGTGTACAATTTCCAGCGTGGGCATGTATAATTTTACAAAAAACAGTGAAAACAATGGATAAAGACTCAAACTTGATGTATTGACTCGTATCAGGAGGTGAATAAGTTGAACAAATCCGAATTAGTTTCTGAAGTATCGGAAAAAACGGAATTGTCCAAGAAGGACGTAACGAAGATCGTGGACGCAGTGTTCGACGCGATCTCAGAAGCATTGCAAAACGGAGACAAAGTGCAATTGGTTGGTTTTGGTAATTTCGAAGTGCGGGAACGTTCTGCACGCAAAGGTCGCAACCCACAAACGGGTGAAGAGATCGAAATTCCAGCTAGCAAAATACCGGCGTTCAAACCAGGCAAAGCGCTTAAAGACGGCATCAAATAAGCTAACTTACATAACAATGTCCAGTAAGGGAACGCAAGCGAAAGCCGCGACATGTCGTCGCGGCTTTCGCTCCTTACCACGTGACGTACGATACAAACGGAGGGACGAACAATGGACACGCAAAGTGACTTGCAGAGTGACTTCATTGTCATTAAGGCGAAAGAGCAAGGGGTGCAAGTCATCGGTTTGACACGAGGACAGGACACCCGTTTTCATCATACGGAAAAATTAGATAAGAACGAAGTACTTATTGCGCAATTTACGAATCATACCTCTGCGATCAAAATACGCGGTAAAGCGTATGTAATGACAAAACACGGCACAGTACACACCGACGAATAACGCAGGCATAGCCTGCTTTTTTTCATTGTACAATAAGGTATGGACATCGACAGCAGCGCCCACACTGAATGAATAGGGCGGGCGCTGCTATTGATGGCATAGACGAAAGGTACGGTGGAAAAATGCGAAGTGTACGTGATGTAAGGCCGTTAAAGCTAGTTCTATTAGCCATCATGGCAGTCGTTGCCATAACTTCCGGGCTTGGAATTTTGGCAGCGGGTGAGCAGCAGAAGCTTCACCGCCAACATGATTTGACTGCCATGACACACACTCATGGTACGATTTCATTACAGGAGCATAGCCTCGTGGATGTATTGTCCAAGCTTTCGTTGTCCTTACAGCTTAACCGGGTCGCATTCCATGATAAAGGGTTGGCGATTGATCTGAAGCTGTCAGCTGCTGCATTAAATCCGGCCATCGTTTATGAGGATATGGCGGAATTGTTGAGGTTTTGCTTTGTTGAGACGAACAATGTGGAACGCTTATTTTTGCGGATACTTATTCACGACGAACAAGCAGTCAAAAAGCATGTCTTGCTGGCGATGGATGCATTGAAGTCGCAAGCAACAGCCGAACGCATTCTCACATTGAAGCAAGGCATGGCCACATCGAATAGTGATACCGTGCAAGCGCTTCGTATGACATATACCCCGCTTTGGAAGCGACAGTTCGGATCGATTTTTGTACAATAAAAATGTCCGTATCTCTTTAAACATATGATATAATAGTTTAGATTGCGACATCCTTCAGGATGACTAACCGCTAACAGTCGGAGGCACTTACATGAATGGTTATCGTATCCCGCAATTAGCACAAAAGTATGTTGAACATGATATGATTCAGGCCCACACTGCACTCCCCGTGTATCCAGACGCACGTGGAGAGTTATTGTTCGCCTTCTTAAACCGGAACGCTCAAACAGCTGAGCACAGTGAGTTGTACACACTCGTTACAACCCTCGTTCAGAACGGTTTAGATACGCATGATACGGTTGAAATGGCTAGTGCAAAGGGCCATGACCGCAACATGCGCTCGCGCCAGCTGAAGGTTCTTGCGGGAGATTACTTTAGCAGCCGATTTTATCATTTGCTCGCACAAGCAGGTCAAATAGACGTGATTCGTGTGTTGAGCAAAGCAGTATGTGAAGTAAATCGCATGAAAATGACGATGATGGAACAAATGAATCGCTTGTTTATGTCAGCAGATCAGTATATTCACTCACGTACCGCGATTCATAAAGAGCTGTTTCGCTCCTTTCATGCGCGACTAAACGGATCAGACGCAGAGATGCTGGAATCACTGCTCCATTGTGTGACAGAGTTAGAGATTGTGGAGCAAGAGCGTCAGCGTGCACATTCGTTTGAGCAGTTTGAACATAGCCTGTCTTATTGGATGGTGTGGCAGTTAGGAACGGACGAGGAGCGTCAAATGCTCAAGGAACGGAGCTACGATTCGTCAACATGGGAAACGTGGCAGCAAAAGTATAAGTTGGAGCAGCAAATCGCAGTTCTCGTACGAGCAGCGGAAGACCGACTCCAAACTCAATTTGCTCGAACGGCTTCAACCCTGTCATGGGACAAGCAGGTGGCTACACGGTTCCACTCGTTGTTGACAGGTGGAAATAACGCCACGGCAATGATGTAGTCCGCATGACATCCGGTTGCAGACACGGTGTTGTCCATTTGACAGTAACACAATTTACATGATGAGGCGATGAAAGGACTTGGTGACTAACGTGGAGACGCATTCGCCCAAAGCTGGCAAGGCTAAGGAGCAGCATGTACATCAGGTGTTTGAAAGCATCGCACCGAAGTACGATTTGATGAACGACATTATAAGTTTCCGCCGGCACAAGGCTTGGCGCAACTTTACGATGAAGAAGATGAATGTGCAGCCAGGTGATACGGCGATTGATGTGTGCTGTGGCACTTGTGATTGGACCGTTTCACTTGCCGAAACGAGTGGTACAGGTCAAATCGTCGGCCTTGATTTTAGCGCACATATGCTCACATACGGGCAGAAGAAAATAAGCAATCTTGGTTTGGACAAGCAGGTTACGCTTGTGGAAGGAAACGCAATGGCGCTTCCGTA harbors:
- a CDS encoding DUF2768 family protein → MSALTKMWVSFIGIGLMAGSAFLIMFARHKTKGWIRTVLSIVSFVMLLFGILYGFVSII
- a CDS encoding 2Fe-2S iron-sulfur cluster-binding protein, whose protein sequence is MAEIQLKGRTKEVSVTVPIGSTLLDAALNSDVDWGSACKRGTCARCRCLIDEGETLLNDITEAEWDRMDEEEFVQGYRLACQAVIESDGAIRAVYKPYF
- a CDS encoding 2Fe-2S iron-sulfur cluster-binding protein, yielding MFKTQVHFMPANTSILPKPHLTLLDTARQARVAIRSRCDGKAGCLMCKVVVEGEDRLLHPPTEAERRKLGTVQKTGTRLACQVRLTGEAGTVNVHVPEDPLKAAIRRQLEQQNDDQLW
- the spoIVA gene encoding stage IV sporulation protein A, giving the protein MEKVDIFKDIAERTGGDIYLGVVGAVRTGKSTFIKRFMETVVLPNIANESDRLRAVDELPQSAAGRTIMTTEPKFVPNSAVQIKVADGLDVNVRLVDCVGYAVEGAKGYEDENGPRMINTPWFEDPIPFQEAAEIGTRKVIQEHSTLGVVVTTDGTIAEIPRSSYVSSEERVINELKEVGKPFVLIINSTRPRSDETQALRSELQAKYDIPVMALSAATMGEEDVMGVLREVLYEFPVHEVNVNLPSWVMVLHDSHWLRTSYESSVRDTVKDIRRLRDVDRVVQHFMEYDFIVRAGLSGMDMGQGVAEIDLYAPDELYDQILMEVVGVEIRGKDHLLQLMQEFSHAKREYDRFAGALEMVKTTGYGIAAPTLSEMALDEPELIRQGARFGVRLKATAPSIHMIRVDVESEFAPIIGTERQSEELMRYLMQDFENDPTKIWESDIFGRSLHSIVREGIQGKLAMMPDNARYKLQETLGRIINEGSGGLIAIIL
- a CDS encoding sugar ABC transporter substrate-binding protein; translated protein: MLKQRNEKKRNQTRRLVVTLLACMALLTTACGVKQSGTSSTQEPPASQSSSTEKTAANSSGEQNKPDLRGKRIALVMQFNTGTFSQQYLEGVQAEVKRFGGELTTFVAENDKAKMASQLDMAVNQKFDAILTDHGDVQTLEAGVKKALQQQIPVVAFDALLDVPGVTVLEQGDEQMAEMTLEQLAKDIGGKGNIVKVWVAGFAPMERRQLAYEKFLKKYPDIKEVAAFGAATNNTALDTQAKMEAILKQHPNKGDIAAVWTAWDEFAKGASRAIQQAGRTEIKVYGIDMSDEDLQMLQDKNNPWVATAAVDPKDIGRVQVRYLYQKLNGEETAATVKLEPVFIHRNELPADKQVSTNELSQHIAGWSGSKQGEQDWMSEYK
- a CDS encoding sugar ABC transporter ATP-binding protein, with protein sequence MPINVPHITSMLHMSNIRKSFNGVPVLHDVHFTAHGGEIHALLGANGAGKSTLMKLLSGAYSPDQGTVALDDVGLKIGSPLDAKRGGIHCVYQEVDTALIPQLSVAENVMLDRIAAGSLWVRPKQVAREAEQALAELGVHIPLHKRVDQLTLAEKQMVVIARTLVEQAKVIVFDEPTAPLSQEETERLFRVMRQMRAQGKVIIFITHRLPEVFAECDRLTVLRDGQHVYEAAIRDTVPDEVVRQMLGRTFNEPFPKVDVVRGSIVLRAEGLRAGNKVRGVDLDVRQGEIVSIVGLVGAGKTELSRLLGGADVMEAGAITINDKRVTIAQPADAIANGIVLVPEERRKQGIFVHESVRTNLSLPLLRKLSRGGFVSRAQERLLSQRIIERFGIKASTDAIASKYLSGGNQQKVSIGKWVETDAAVYVLDEPTKGVDVGAKSDIFRIIGQLAEQGKSIVYLTCEFGEAIGIADRVIVMCDGIFVKQFERNEVTQEQLLFYASAGQEGENE
- a CDS encoding ABC transporter permease encodes the protein MRSSIQDKLMQFLFRYGAIFVIIGVIIFFSIQLPYFFTSANIADILRSISIVTFVAIGVTLSLIVDGFDLSVGSTVSLTTVVTASLMIWYELPLALVIVVPLLVGAAVGLLNAFFIVKLRIPDLLATLAVMYIVAGIHKTYTRGYTVYDHMQMPDGTKAPGTVYDSFKLLGNGDLYIGSFTLPLAVVFMLVTVAGIHILLTYTRVGRQMYMTGGNEEAARLSGIRVNRIRTIAYVLSGLFAAMGGLLFAARAGGQIDAGAPLLMEAVAAVFVGYSVFGAGKPNIIGTFFGSVLIGILVNGLTMMNLQYYTHDIVKGTVLVLALAVTYYVVQRTRSAS
- a CDS encoding HU family DNA-binding protein, producing MNKSELVSEVSEKTELSKKDVTKIVDAVFDAISEALQNGDKVQLVGFGNFEVRERSARKGRNPQTGEEIEIPASKIPAFKPGKALKDGIK
- the mtrB gene encoding trp RNA-binding attenuation protein MtrB produces the protein MDTQSDLQSDFIVIKAKEQGVQVIGLTRGQDTRFHHTEKLDKNEVLIAQFTNHTSAIKIRGKAYVMTKHGTVHTDE
- a CDS encoding heptaprenyl diphosphate synthase component 1, whose protein sequence is MNGYRIPQLAQKYVEHDMIQAHTALPVYPDARGELLFAFLNRNAQTAEHSELYTLVTTLVQNGLDTHDTVEMASAKGHDRNMRSRQLKVLAGDYFSSRFYHLLAQAGQIDVIRVLSKAVCEVNRMKMTMMEQMNRLFMSADQYIHSRTAIHKELFRSFHARLNGSDAEMLESLLHCVTELEIVEQERQRAHSFEQFEHSLSYWMVWQLGTDEERQMLKERSYDSSTWETWQQKYKLEQQIAVLVRAAEDRLQTQFARTASTLSWDKQVATRFHSLLTGGNNATAMM